In one Gammaproteobacteria bacterium genomic region, the following are encoded:
- a CDS encoding glycosyltransferase: MNIESEALLSIIIPVFNGEKTIGLCLQSLRTSYDPNCEVIVIDDGSTDATGEVANRFPCRYLRHRRRQGAAAARNLGVQHARGQLLFFIDADCMVLPETLHHVRSSLQQEPINTIVGGTYLPKALDGGFFSDFQAIFVNFFETRNHLPDHAPDYIATHAMAMQRELFVQHPGFNNDKLPILEDVEYSHRMRQHGIQLRMSPHIRVQHYFGFNLVRSLRNAIRKSMVWTQYSLNRNDVFESSGTASLELKITTTVLPIIVAMSLLVPGRVAAVMALLGLLTVNMQVNWKFIGTINRVHGLNFTFFSCLYYFFVYPLAVATGACAGIAAFLLQYFQYQTMPRSEMASRSGLSSRSGLSPGSRLSSRSGLSSRSGLSPGSRLPNV; encoded by the coding sequence ATGAATATTGAATCCGAAGCATTGCTGTCCATTATTATCCCCGTGTTTAACGGTGAAAAAACAATCGGACTTTGCCTTCAATCTCTGCGAACATCCTATGATCCAAACTGTGAAGTCATTGTCATTGATGACGGTTCCACCGATGCCACCGGGGAAGTGGCAAACCGGTTCCCCTGTCGCTATTTACGCCACAGACGTCGCCAAGGGGCTGCGGCCGCCAGAAATCTGGGCGTACAACACGCCCGTGGTCAACTGTTGTTTTTTATAGACGCCGACTGCATGGTATTACCGGAAACGCTGCATCATGTACGCAGCAGTTTGCAACAGGAACCGATAAATACCATTGTCGGCGGCACATACCTGCCAAAAGCACTGGACGGTGGTTTTTTCAGCGATTTTCAGGCGATTTTTGTAAATTTCTTTGAAACCAGAAATCATTTACCCGACCATGCTCCCGACTACATTGCCACCCACGCAATGGCAATGCAACGCGAATTGTTTGTGCAACATCCAGGATTCAATAATGACAAACTTCCGATTCTGGAAGACGTGGAATACAGCCATCGCATGCGCCAACACGGCATTCAACTGAGGATGTCGCCACATATTCGGGTACAGCATTATTTTGGTTTTAACCTGGTAAGGTCTTTACGCAACGCAATACGTAAGTCCATGGTGTGGACACAATACAGTCTGAATCGAAATGACGTATTTGAAAGCTCTGGAACTGCTTCCCTGGAACTTAAAATCACAACAACCGTATTACCTATCATTGTCGCCATGAGCCTCCTGGTACCCGGTAGGGTCGCGGCAGTGATGGCATTGCTCGGCCTGCTGACTGTCAATATGCAAGTTAATTGGAAGTTTATAGGCACCATAAACCGGGTACACGGCCTGAACTTTACGTTTTTTTCATGCCTGTATTACTTTTTTGTGTATCCACTGGCGGTGGCGACCGGAGCCTGCGCGGGTATTGCTGCTTTTCTATTACAATATTTCCAGTACCAAACAATGCCCCGTTCAGAGATGGCTTCTCGCTCAGGGCTGTCTTCTCGCTCAGGGCTGTCTCCCGGTTCAAGGCTGTCCTCTCGCTCAGGGCTGTCCTCTCGCTCAGGGCTGTCTCCCGGTTCAAGGCTGCCCAATGTATAG
- a CDS encoding rhodanese-like domain-containing protein, which produces MNAAKRWAACLVGVWGVLFLGVVNAAQWANPTLLVTADELKKHSNDRNWVIVDCRDLKDYIKGHIPGAISLGNRCKNALRDTTARVFRDSSKYERLFSKVGINNDDHIVFYYDGMGTLTDASVGFWVAEYVGHKNVHVLNGGLAAWRDAGQRLDSKPVIRKPSNYKVNVVAGRYGSTDEVLGIAKGAAKNSQLIDSRTKKEFQGSDIRAIRGGHVPNVTANISHVDTLAQKKNPKTGKLEPVAYLDPDAATKAFGSLDRNKRTLAYCQTGTRSTLTYLQLRLLGFKDPANWDESWRVYGSQLEFPVAGEQWFNFAGLNKKLKNLEKKIAALEKEKANK; this is translated from the coding sequence ATGAACGCTGCAAAACGTTGGGCTGCATGCCTAGTCGGTGTGTGGGGTGTCTTGTTTCTGGGTGTGGTGAACGCAGCGCAATGGGCAAATCCCACTTTGTTAGTCACGGCAGACGAACTGAAGAAGCACAGCAATGACCGAAATTGGGTGATTGTGGATTGCAGGGACTTAAAGGATTATATCAAAGGGCATATACCCGGAGCGATTAGTTTAGGCAACCGTTGCAAGAATGCATTACGGGATACTACGGCCAGAGTTTTTCGGGATTCAAGCAAATACGAACGCCTGTTCAGTAAAGTCGGCATTAACAATGACGACCACATTGTCTTTTACTATGACGGTATGGGAACCTTGACCGATGCTTCGGTGGGGTTTTGGGTTGCCGAATATGTAGGCCATAAGAATGTGCATGTTTTGAATGGTGGTTTGGCTGCTTGGCGTGATGCCGGACAGCGGTTGGACAGCAAGCCGGTTATTCGCAAGCCCAGTAATTACAAGGTCAACGTAGTAGCCGGGCGTTACGGTTCAACGGATGAGGTGTTGGGAATCGCTAAGGGTGCTGCCAAAAATTCCCAATTGATAGATTCACGTACTAAAAAGGAATTTCAAGGGTCAGATATTCGCGCCATACGAGGTGGGCATGTTCCGAATGTGACGGCCAATATTTCTCATGTCGACACATTGGCTCAGAAAAAGAATCCAAAAACCGGCAAACTGGAACCTGTTGCCTATCTTGATCCGGACGCTGCGACAAAGGCATTTGGTTCTTTGGATCGAAACAAACGAACTCTGGCGTATTGTCAAACAGGTACACGTTCAACCTTAACTTATTTACAATTGCGTCTACTGGGCTTTAAAGATCCGGCTAATTGGGATGAGTCCTGGAGAGTCTATGGTTCCCAATTGGAGTTCCCTGTGGCTGGGGAGCAGTGGTTCAATTTTGCCGGCTTGAACAAAAAACTGAAAAATCTTGAGAAGAAAATAGCAGCACTGGAAAAAGAAAAAGCAAATAAGTAA
- a CDS encoding radical SAM protein: MYSPITHLPALWLKRPVQLTFFLTRRCNAHCPYCFYLQSNDAPTGETKDELQLPEIEQISASMKNLLWLAFSGGEIFLRRDLVEISKTFYRHNHPVYMLFPTNGQNPDRVFRMVRDIAGSCVNSNIIVKLSIDDLYEEHDRLRATPRSFEKTLETYAKLSTLCHKHSNLQIGVNTVFCAQNQDRIDAIIDFVSKLSAVKTHTLSLVRGDLRQKNYKHVDMEKYRRATQRLAQFIQRQQSPHYSFTAGKLKIAQDVLQRRLIDRTMRKQDRVTPCYAGSVNLVLSESGEVYPCELQSRSMGNIKTYHYRMDQLLRDHAAKAAQAWVKQNHCFCSHECHMMTNILANPARYPAWFKEYVRLFHAQNPLFPGREDVPRPQHGFGDG; this comes from the coding sequence ATGTATAGCCCCATTACCCATTTACCGGCCTTATGGCTAAAACGCCCGGTGCAGCTGACCTTCTTCCTCACGCGACGTTGCAATGCCCATTGTCCATATTGCTTTTATTTACAAAGTAACGATGCTCCTACCGGAGAAACCAAAGACGAATTACAGCTCCCGGAGATTGAACAAATTTCGGCATCGATGAAAAATCTTCTATGGCTGGCTTTTTCAGGCGGCGAAATCTTCTTACGCCGAGATCTGGTGGAAATCAGCAAAACATTTTACCGCCACAACCACCCGGTCTATATGTTGTTTCCCACTAACGGACAAAACCCGGATCGGGTTTTTCGAATGGTGCGTGACATCGCCGGCTCTTGCGTGAATAGCAATATTATAGTCAAACTGTCTATAGACGACCTCTATGAGGAACACGACCGCTTAAGAGCAACACCGCGCAGTTTTGAGAAAACCCTGGAAACCTATGCAAAACTCAGCACCCTTTGCCATAAACATTCCAATCTGCAAATTGGTGTCAATACGGTGTTTTGTGCGCAAAACCAGGACCGGATAGATGCCATTATCGACTTTGTCAGCAAGTTATCCGCTGTAAAGACCCATACTCTGTCTCTGGTCCGCGGCGATTTACGGCAGAAAAACTATAAACATGTTGACATGGAAAAATACCGTCGGGCCACCCAGCGACTGGCTCAGTTTATCCAAAGACAGCAATCACCGCACTATTCCTTCACAGCCGGAAAACTCAAGATCGCTCAAGACGTACTCCAACGACGACTCATCGACCGCACCATGCGCAAACAAGACCGGGTAACACCCTGCTATGCCGGCTCGGTTAATCTAGTGCTAAGTGAATCCGGAGAAGTCTATCCGTGCGAACTCCAGAGCCGCAGCATGGGCAACATCAAAACTTACCACTACCGCATGGATCAACTTTTACGCGACCACGCAGCTAAAGCTGCCCAAGCCTGGGTAAAACAGAACCACTGTTTCTGTAGTCATGAATGCCACATGATGACCAATATTCTGGCCAACCCCGCTCGCTACCCGGCTTGGTTTAAAGAATATGTCCGCTTATTTCACGCGCAGAACCCTTTGTTTCCCGGGCGGGAAGACGTTCCCCGGCCGCAACATGGGTTTGGTGACGGGTAA
- a CDS encoding leucine-rich repeat domain-containing protein, giving the protein MRLKRTFVYKNEVQEKVMKGVTQNQTIAYARKFAGKLLYRNVLLLMVLILSACGGESKQDYRQATVSFSLGYGALAHDTLNSIIVTVRDTDGTYLTSGDILPSRSLTLSVPANVAMNVEAVGYQGSLALYSGSTGVPALWPGQNYPAALSMSLIPGGAKPDPVVTPGNGATGIPVISDFMVDATALGTEIQQIDSASLTLTPNSEAPVISTVFNQPEAGFSLLFTLPSGTSLQANTRYFAQYQLTYTHTDGSSQSQQFSWAFVTGDSVNLDAITDTTLRSCVEANLAAGATVFDLLNLNCRNRYISSMDGLEQFTNLQRLDMSNANLNDLTPIRNLTNLTALYLSECGECGNNRFSDLTPLSELVNLTELDLSMTRVQDLTGLENLASLDRLWLSGNSVSDISPLRNLTSLTELYLESNQIVDISWLQDLTNLQILELQFNQVVNIASLQGMSSLQTLGLRANQVVDISAISSLPNLVFLDLYSNRIRQVSLSGMAGLEILDLGFNRIQTLSLTGDMPALTHLWAQNNYITSISFTGSFPLLGIIDLYANNIKDVSAFSSLAALSTLGLSNNIVENVASLAGLSSLRYLDLSNNNVMSGVDQFNSETTPNILSISLNGNSALSCATLAGLDSSLDQGNGSVNGVVRWNYCFGEPLVANLVFPNTASGTALRTCVNNLDVLNVTDVTQLACSGVTDLTGIEQLPFLTNLSLSNNAIVDFAPLSRLTNLQQLNLDSTGLTRTSYLGTLKNLNRLSIGDNPFGVLASTSIDIENLVSLTHLSVWGNQLTATSGIGLLDTLVNAQVIDLACMGTSDELTALDNALDAGNGAYSGIVLWGCT; this is encoded by the coding sequence ATGAGACTCAAAAGAACATTTGTTTACAAAAACGAAGTACAGGAAAAAGTTATGAAAGGCGTTACACAAAATCAAACGATAGCCTATGCCCGGAAATTCGCGGGCAAGCTCCTATATAGGAATGTCTTATTGCTCATGGTTCTAATACTCAGTGCGTGCGGTGGTGAGTCTAAGCAGGATTATCGGCAAGCTACTGTATCTTTCTCCTTAGGCTACGGAGCATTGGCTCACGATACGCTGAACAGCATCATTGTGACAGTGCGGGATACGGATGGAACTTACCTCACCAGTGGCGATATTCTACCGTCGCGGAGTCTGACTCTCAGTGTGCCTGCGAATGTGGCAATGAATGTGGAGGCGGTAGGCTACCAGGGAAGTCTGGCGCTATACAGCGGAAGCACCGGCGTTCCTGCCTTGTGGCCGGGTCAAAACTACCCCGCGGCATTGAGCATGAGTTTAATCCCGGGCGGCGCTAAACCGGATCCGGTGGTTACACCCGGTAACGGCGCGACCGGTATACCTGTGATATCCGACTTTATGGTGGATGCCACTGCGCTTGGTACTGAAATACAACAAATAGACAGTGCATCCTTGACGTTGACCCCGAATTCGGAAGCGCCCGTAATTAGCACTGTGTTCAATCAACCGGAAGCGGGTTTTTCCCTGTTGTTCACGCTTCCCAGTGGAACCAGTTTGCAGGCGAATACTCGTTATTTTGCCCAATACCAACTCACTTATACTCATACCGACGGGAGCAGTCAGAGTCAGCAGTTTAGCTGGGCGTTTGTGACGGGAGACTCGGTGAACTTGGATGCAATTACGGATACTACTTTACGTAGCTGTGTTGAGGCCAATTTGGCAGCAGGAGCCACGGTTTTCGATTTGTTAAATCTGAACTGTCGCAATCGGTACATATCAAGTATGGATGGCTTGGAACAGTTTACCAATCTTCAGCGCTTGGATATGTCAAATGCAAACCTGAATGATCTGACGCCTATTCGAAATCTTACCAACTTAACTGCTTTGTATTTGTCAGAATGCGGTGAATGCGGAAACAATAGGTTTTCGGATTTGACGCCACTTTCTGAATTGGTAAATTTAACAGAGTTGGATCTTAGTATGACGAGAGTACAGGATTTGACAGGGTTGGAAAATCTAGCCAGCTTAGACAGACTGTGGTTGTCCGGGAACAGTGTGAGTGACATCTCACCGCTCAGAAATCTTACCTCCTTAACTGAGTTGTATTTGGAAAGTAACCAAATTGTGGATATAAGCTGGCTTCAGGATTTGACCAATCTCCAAATATTGGAATTGCAGTTCAATCAAGTCGTGAATATCGCCTCGTTACAGGGAATGTCCAGTCTTCAAACACTGGGATTGAGGGCCAATCAAGTTGTGGATATTTCAGCGATATCTTCGCTGCCAAATCTGGTTTTCTTGGATTTGTACTCAAATAGAATCAGGCAAGTGTCTCTCTCCGGGATGGCTGGTCTTGAGATTCTGGACTTGGGTTTTAATCGAATACAAACATTGTCGCTCACGGGTGATATGCCGGCATTGACACATTTATGGGCTCAAAATAACTATATAACTTCGATCTCCTTTACCGGCAGCTTTCCGTTATTGGGTATAATCGACTTGTATGCGAACAACATCAAGGATGTGTCTGCGTTTTCCAGTCTTGCTGCGCTATCGACCTTGGGTTTGTCCAATAATATTGTGGAAAATGTTGCTTCGTTGGCGGGACTTTCGTCTTTGCGTTATCTTGATCTTTCAAACAATAATGTAATGTCGGGCGTTGACCAATTTAACAGCGAGACTACGCCAAATATTTTGAGTATATCATTGAATGGCAATTCCGCTTTGTCTTGTGCCACATTAGCCGGTCTGGATTCAAGCCTGGATCAGGGTAACGGTTCTGTTAACGGTGTTGTGAGATGGAATTATTGTTTTGGAGAACCTTTGGTTGCTAATCTGGTATTTCCTAACACCGCGAGCGGTACGGCTTTAAGAACTTGCGTCAACAACCTGGATGTTCTCAACGTTACCGACGTGACCCAGTTAGCGTGTAGCGGGGTGACTGATTTGACCGGGATTGAACAGCTACCGTTTTTAACCAATTTGAGTCTTTCCAATAACGCCATTGTTGACTTTGCCCCACTATCCCGGTTAACCAATCTGCAACAACTTAATTTGGATTCTACGGGGCTTACTAGAACGAGCTATTTGGGAACTTTAAAAAATCTGAACCGGTTAAGTATTGGGGATAATCCTTTTGGTGTTTTGGCGAGTACTTCCATAGATATTGAGAATCTGGTGTCCCTGACGCATCTTAGCGTTTGGGGTAATCAACTGACCGCGACCAGCGGAATTGGTCTTCTGGATACCTTGGTGAATGCTCAGGTTATCGACTTGGCATGCATGGGTACGAGTGATGAATTGACAGCGCTGGATAATGCCTTGGATGCGGGTAATGGCGCTTATTCTGGAATTGTTCTTTGGGGTTGTACCTGA
- a CDS encoding DUF2330 domain-containing protein, producing MKKTLTVICGSILLCSAANVRAFCGFYVAKADTQLFNQASKVVLVRDENRTVITMSNDFKGDVKEFAIVVPVPTVLQEKQINVGEQANIDHLDAYTAPRLVEYFDADPCAPRLREDMPMAAMSMDRSVVAEQEFKAKKLGVKIEASYTIGEYDILILSAKESHGLATWLKENQYQIPAGAEKVLDSYLKQDMKFFVAKVNLEKHSKLGFNYLRPLQMAFNSEKFMLPIRLGTLNANGAQDLFVFALTRKGRVETTNYRTVGLPTDTEVPVFVKAGFADFYKDMFSHQVEKEKQRVVFLEYAWDMNWCDPCAADPLSQKQLRQLGAFWIDAEDEGRRRYKPMARNVYVTRLHLRYTADTFPDDLKFQVTNNRKNYQGRYIIRHPWKGDAQRCEAAKGYLERLRTQQEQRSQNLAMLTGWSVEDIRSKILWPVLPSSTPPSEGSWWERLWK from the coding sequence ATGAAAAAAACCTTAACAGTGATTTGCGGCAGTATCTTGCTGTGTTCAGCCGCCAACGTCAGGGCTTTTTGCGGATTCTACGTGGCTAAAGCCGATACCCAATTGTTTAATCAGGCGTCAAAGGTGGTTTTGGTACGCGACGAGAATCGTACCGTGATTACCATGTCCAACGATTTTAAGGGGGACGTCAAGGAGTTTGCAATTGTGGTCCCGGTACCCACTGTATTACAGGAAAAGCAGATCAACGTGGGGGAACAAGCCAATATTGATCATCTGGATGCCTATACCGCCCCCCGTCTGGTGGAGTATTTTGATGCAGACCCCTGTGCCCCGCGCTTGCGTGAGGATATGCCCATGGCGGCAATGTCTATGGATCGGTCGGTCGTGGCGGAACAAGAGTTCAAGGCGAAAAAATTAGGTGTCAAAATTGAAGCCAGCTATACCATTGGTGAATACGATATTCTGATTTTGTCTGCCAAAGAAAGTCACGGTTTGGCCACGTGGCTTAAAGAAAATCAGTACCAAATCCCCGCCGGTGCGGAAAAAGTGCTGGACAGCTATTTAAAACAGGATATGAAGTTCTTTGTGGCCAAAGTCAATCTGGAAAAGCATTCCAAATTGGGTTTTAATTATTTACGCCCTTTGCAGATGGCCTTTAATTCAGAAAAATTCATGTTACCCATTCGTCTCGGAACTTTAAATGCCAATGGGGCTCAGGATTTGTTCGTGTTTGCTTTGACTCGCAAGGGCAGGGTGGAAACCACTAACTATCGCACCGTCGGTTTGCCTACCGATACGGAAGTCCCGGTATTCGTGAAAGCCGGGTTTGCTGATTTTTATAAGGATATGTTCAGTCACCAAGTGGAAAAGGAAAAACAACGCGTCGTTTTTTTGGAATATGCCTGGGATATGAACTGGTGCGATCCCTGTGCCGCCGACCCTCTGAGCCAAAAACAACTGCGCCAACTCGGCGCGTTTTGGATTGATGCCGAGGATGAGGGGCGTCGTCGCTACAAACCTATGGCCAGAAACGTCTATGTTACCCGATTGCATTTGCGTTATACCGCAGATACCTTTCCCGATGATTTGAAGTTTCAAGTGACCAACAATCGAAAAAACTATCAGGGTCGCTACATCATCCGTCACCCCTGGAAAGGAGACGCGCAACGCTGTGAAGCCGCTAAAGGTTATTTGGAGCGTTTACGAACCCAGCAGGAACAACGTTCCCAAAATCTGGCAATGTTGACCGGATGGTCTGTGGAGGATATTCGCAGCAAAATTCTATGGCCCGTATTGCCGAGCTCGACACCGCCAAGTGAGGGTAGTTGGTGGGAGCGATTGTGGAAGTGA
- a CDS encoding autotransporter outer membrane beta-barrel domain-containing protein has protein sequence MNQKNLFLTYVSIVSFFLWGPVHSAVSDGPGGSIDVVVDVGANSNTPEAAFGAAFQYILCPGGQFAQLCGDIFSVDPTQTADVYRQLSARSVTAMTSLLSQGSLVMAMEDFSARLAALRRAARKHSTASLDQRGPQRRALFALLDKGRGGAAGDDAPRPSVFVSDALIRSNQDETATLAGFDSDLYGVTIGMDYRLDAQTIAGFATRLLGGETQLDYNDGGLVSRDVNLTYYGSYFPGQDFYLEGSIQAGRGMYELVRRINFNLPNVSAHESARGNTRGSQIGFALGAGYEHYLSAIETTALVTAKYRYNNASLDSYTETGSSYSLNVSSQDIRSQTLSLGGQLSSAFSYAGGVILPQLNLVWKHEFDTTGQDIGAGFVADPNGTTFVFRSDERDSDYLELSLGVSHLQVSGMTAFLQYTRLQGYSNYTQSMWSLGLRAEF, from the coding sequence ATGAACCAAAAGAATCTGTTTCTTACCTACGTGTCCATTGTAAGCTTTTTCCTATGGGGGCCCGTCCATTCTGCCGTCAGCGATGGGCCGGGTGGGAGCATTGATGTTGTGGTTGACGTTGGTGCCAACAGCAATACACCGGAAGCGGCATTCGGTGCCGCGTTCCAATATATCTTGTGTCCCGGAGGGCAGTTTGCCCAATTATGCGGTGATATATTCAGCGTCGATCCTACACAAACGGCGGATGTTTACCGCCAGTTATCGGCACGATCGGTAACCGCAATGACCAGTTTGCTTTCACAAGGCTCCCTGGTTATGGCCATGGAAGACTTCAGCGCTCGCTTGGCGGCACTGCGACGTGCAGCGCGCAAACACAGCACAGCTTCATTGGATCAACGGGGGCCACAGAGACGAGCCTTGTTTGCTTTGCTGGACAAAGGGAGGGGTGGTGCAGCCGGGGATGATGCTCCAAGGCCCAGTGTATTTGTCAGCGACGCGCTGATACGTTCCAATCAGGATGAGACCGCCACCCTGGCCGGATTTGATAGTGATCTTTATGGTGTCACCATTGGTATGGACTATCGGCTGGATGCGCAAACGATTGCCGGGTTTGCCACTCGCCTGTTGGGAGGAGAAACTCAGCTTGACTACAATGACGGTGGTTTGGTCAGCCGAGATGTCAATCTAACCTATTACGGCAGCTATTTCCCCGGTCAGGATTTTTACCTGGAAGGCAGCATCCAAGCCGGACGCGGTATGTATGAACTGGTCCGGAGAATCAATTTCAATCTTCCCAATGTCAGTGCTCATGAATCGGCCAGGGGTAATACCCGAGGTAGTCAAATAGGGTTTGCTTTAGGCGCGGGTTACGAGCATTACCTGAGTGCCATTGAAACGACTGCGCTGGTGACGGCTAAATACCGTTACAACAACGCGTCCTTAGATTCCTATACCGAAACGGGAAGCAGCTACAGTCTCAATGTGAGCAGCCAGGATATTCGCAGTCAAACCTTATCGCTGGGCGGGCAACTGAGCAGCGCATTTTCCTACGCCGGAGGTGTGATCCTGCCGCAGTTGAATCTGGTCTGGAAACACGAATTCGACACAACAGGGCAGGACATCGGCGCCGGTTTTGTGGCTGATCCAAATGGCACCACGTTTGTGTTTCGCAGCGACGAGCGTGACTCGGATTACTTGGAGCTTTCTTTGGGCGTCTCCCACTTGCAGGTGAGTGGTATGACCGCCTTCCTGCAATACACTCGCTTGCAAGGCTATAGTAACTACACTCAAAGCATGTGGTCTTTGGGCCTGCGCGCGGAATTCTGA
- a CDS encoding autotransporter domain-containing protein, translated as MMNKKKQSFIVLSVMGLLLSGHAHSDVVDGPGGTIDITMGIATSSTSPEAALHTALVQMCNPLDGTLPPGSLRNICEAILANTNQAGDAYRQISARSISAISSLLSQGTLLMSMEDISSRLAALRRAARNQQSMSALDPWRGRQVPELASLLNAYGGGAGDNNSINQSYFVSVSHINSEQDETNAVAGFESNIYAATIGMDYRLSRQLFAGFASRLLSGDTELSYNGGSLSSRDTNLTYYASYFPTQNLYFDGTLQVSRGFYDLSRKIDFTVGAVTVRETTEGRTRGSQLGLTLGAGYEYYIRPMELTAQVSAKYRYNRAALEAYRESGGGAVNLDVDGQTINTQVASLGVTLNKAFSYSGGVILPQLDLVWKHDFATSGQDVSASFVSDPNGTKFIYRTDEKDSDFFELSLGLSSIRVGGMTTFFQYTSLLGYDNYEQSLFSLGVRAEF; from the coding sequence ATGATGAACAAAAAGAAGCAGAGCTTTATCGTATTATCAGTTATGGGATTGCTACTAAGCGGACACGCGCATTCAGATGTTGTTGATGGGCCGGGCGGGACTATAGACATTACCATGGGTATTGCTACCAGTAGCACATCACCGGAGGCGGCTTTACATACAGCTCTAGTGCAAATGTGCAACCCGCTGGACGGAACCTTGCCTCCGGGAAGTTTGCGGAATATCTGTGAAGCAATTTTAGCAAATACCAACCAAGCCGGGGATGCTTATCGTCAGATATCTGCTCGCTCCATATCCGCAATATCATCATTATTGTCACAGGGCACACTGCTAATGTCTATGGAAGACATTAGCTCCCGCTTGGCGGCATTGCGACGGGCGGCGCGCAACCAACAAAGCATGTCGGCATTGGATCCATGGAGAGGCAGGCAGGTTCCTGAATTGGCGAGTTTGTTGAATGCCTATGGTGGGGGAGCCGGAGATAACAACAGTATTAATCAGAGTTATTTTGTTAGTGTATCCCATATTAATTCAGAGCAGGATGAAACCAACGCAGTGGCTGGATTTGAAAGTAATATTTACGCCGCCACGATAGGAATGGATTACCGCCTCAGCCGGCAGTTGTTTGCCGGTTTCGCATCGAGGTTGCTAAGTGGTGATACTGAACTTAGTTACAACGGCGGTAGCCTCTCCAGTCGCGATACTAATTTGACTTATTATGCCAGTTACTTTCCTACCCAGAATCTCTATTTCGACGGCACATTGCAGGTCAGTCGTGGTTTTTATGACTTAAGCCGAAAAATTGACTTTACGGTAGGTGCTGTGACGGTGAGAGAAACCACCGAAGGACGTACCCGAGGGAGTCAGCTTGGATTGACTTTGGGTGCCGGATACGAATATTACATCCGTCCTATGGAATTGACCGCACAGGTGAGCGCCAAATATCGTTATAACAGGGCTGCCTTGGAGGCGTATCGTGAAAGTGGCGGTGGTGCAGTGAACCTGGATGTGGATGGACAGACGATCAATACGCAAGTGGCCTCACTGGGTGTGACACTGAACAAAGCATTTTCTTATTCCGGCGGTGTTATCTTGCCGCAGTTGGATTTAGTGTGGAAACATGACTTTGCAACATCAGGGCAGGATGTTAGTGCCAGCTTTGTTTCTGATCCTAATGGTACCAAGTTTATTTACCGTACCGATGAAAAGGATTCCGATTTTTTTGAATTGTCTCTGGGGTTATCCAGTATCCGGGTGGGGGGCATGACCACCTTTTTTCAATATACCTCTTTGCTTGGTTATGACAATTACGAACAAAGCCTGTTTTCATTAGGCGTTAGAGCGGAATTCTAA
- a CDS encoding RnfABCDGE type electron transport complex subunit D encodes MTWLSLPRDPRWYQISVLAALIGYGLIYLQFEIYWITAVLILLAAQISQYACTRIWNLPIFDPRSALISSLSLCLLLRTEDWRLAILAAMLAVVSKFVIHLDRKHVFNPTNFALAACLLLSDSVWVSSGQWGSTPLLAFLMACLGGVVLYRTERSDITFAFLAAYSLLLLLRAWWLGDPWSIPLHYLQNGALLIFAFFMISDPRTIPDSRLGRIGFAIWVAILAVYLQFQLHQPNALIWALVCSSPLVPLIDKISSAHRYHWPIERNVL; translated from the coding sequence ATGACATGGCTTAGCTTACCGCGAGATCCACGCTGGTACCAGATTTCGGTGTTAGCCGCACTCATTGGCTACGGATTGATTTATTTACAGTTTGAAATTTACTGGATTACGGCTGTACTAATTCTTCTGGCTGCGCAAATCAGTCAATACGCTTGTACCAGGATATGGAATTTGCCGATCTTTGATCCCCGCAGTGCCCTTATATCCAGTCTTTCCTTATGTTTGCTGCTACGTACTGAAGATTGGAGGTTGGCAATATTAGCCGCCATGTTGGCGGTCGTCAGCAAATTTGTGATTCACCTGGATCGTAAGCACGTATTCAACCCGACCAATTTTGCATTGGCAGCTTGTTTGTTGCTCAGTGATTCTGTCTGGGTGTCATCGGGTCAGTGGGGTTCGACACCCTTGCTGGCCTTTTTAATGGCCTGTTTAGGTGGCGTGGTGCTTTATCGTACCGAGCGCAGTGATATCACATTCGCATTTCTAGCTGCTTATTCCTTGCTTTTGCTGCTGCGAGCCTGGTGGTTGGGAGATCCCTGGTCCATTCCTTTACACTATTTGCAAAACGGTGCGTTACTTATTTTTGCGTTTTTTATGATATCTGACCCCAGAACCATCCCCGATTCGCGTCTAGGTCGTATCGGGTTTGCCATCTGGGTGGCGATTCTGGCGGTCTATCTACAATTTCAGTTGCATCAACCCAATGCCTTGATTTGGGCTTTGGTGTGCAGTTCTCCGTTGGTTCCATTAATTGACAAAATCTCCAGTGCTCATCGGTATCACTGGCCTATAGAGAGGAATGTGTTATGA